A section of the Tumebacillus sp. BK434 genome encodes:
- the msrB gene encoding peptide-methionine (R)-S-oxide reductase MsrB, with the protein MSEHNHQLATFAGGCFWCMVKPFEEEPGILKVVSGYTGGHKANPTYEEVCSETTGHYEAVQITFDPAVYPYEKLLQTYWRQIDPTDTGGQFYDRGQSYQTVIFYHSEEQQRAAEASKQALQDSGRFQKPIATQILPAMEFFPAEEYHQDYHKKNPAHYNRYRHGSGRDAFIERHWTLQKDQQELRERLTPMQYQVTQENGTEPPFRNEFWDHKEEGIYVDIVSGEPLFSSFDKFDSNCGWPSFHKPMNMSNIKGRMDTSHGMVRMEVRSQQGDSHLGHVFDDGPGPEGLRYCINSAALRFIPKAELEKEGYGQYLSLFDE; encoded by the coding sequence ATGAGCGAACACAATCATCAGCTCGCCACGTTTGCGGGCGGCTGTTTCTGGTGCATGGTCAAACCATTTGAAGAGGAGCCGGGCATCCTCAAGGTCGTCTCCGGCTACACCGGCGGGCACAAGGCGAACCCGACCTATGAAGAGGTCTGCTCGGAGACGACCGGTCATTATGAAGCGGTGCAGATCACGTTTGATCCGGCGGTCTACCCGTATGAGAAACTGCTGCAGACCTATTGGCGGCAGATCGACCCGACCGACACGGGCGGGCAGTTTTATGACCGGGGGCAGTCGTATCAGACGGTGATCTTCTACCACAGCGAGGAGCAGCAGCGGGCGGCGGAAGCGTCGAAGCAGGCGCTGCAGGACAGCGGGCGCTTTCAGAAGCCGATCGCGACGCAGATTCTGCCGGCGATGGAGTTCTTCCCGGCGGAAGAGTATCACCAGGACTATCACAAGAAGAACCCGGCCCACTACAACCGCTATCGCCATGGCTCCGGGCGCGATGCGTTCATCGAGCGGCACTGGACACTGCAGAAAGACCAGCAGGAGCTGCGCGAACGCCTGACGCCGATGCAATACCAGGTCACGCAGGAAAACGGCACCGAGCCGCCGTTCCGCAATGAGTTCTGGGATCACAAGGAGGAAGGCATCTACGTGGACATCGTCTCCGGCGAGCCTCTGTTCAGCTCCTTTGACAAATTCGACTCCAACTGCGGCTGGCCGAGCTTCCACAAGCCGATGAACATGTCGAACATCAAAGGGCGGATGGACACCTCCCACGGCATGGTGCGGATGGAGGTGCGCAGTCAGCAGGGCGACTCCCATCTCGGCCACGTGTTTGACGACGGTCCGGGGCCGGAAGGGCTGCGCTACTGCATCAACTCCGCCGCGCTGCGCTTTATTCCGAAAGCCGAGCTGGAGAAGGAAGGGTACGGCCAGTACCTGAGTCTGTTTGACGAGTGA
- a CDS encoding GNAT family N-acetyltransferase, with product MTTPNTSLFTITAAVTDQDLQDCATVKNTLTPKEPVTLEALKNDVESNPDGLLLIARVGDRPAGSAVCKASSSPQQAFTMLRVLPEWRNKGLGTLFYQAVSEHARKLNRSSLQGRVTETDRAALAFFEKRGFAEVARECPVILNVQDLVVTPAALPDGLEVVALQDREDLYAGAHAVAAEGLPDIPLPEPLTVPALPDWIASEISAPGIRLDGSFVAIADGEVIGYAGIVEISDTAAEHLLTAVKRNWRGQGIASLLKNAQLVWAKQAGLHELITYNHQGNDPIQKLNARLGYQPEPISLVLRGPLCD from the coding sequence ATGACAACTCCGAACACCTCGCTTTTCACGATCACCGCTGCGGTGACCGACCAAGACCTGCAAGACTGCGCCACCGTCAAAAACACGCTGACCCCGAAAGAACCGGTCACGCTGGAAGCTCTGAAGAATGATGTCGAAAGCAACCCGGACGGACTTTTGCTCATCGCCCGCGTCGGCGACCGCCCGGCCGGCAGCGCCGTCTGCAAAGCGTCCAGCTCGCCGCAGCAGGCGTTCACGATGCTCCGCGTGCTGCCCGAGTGGCGCAACAAAGGGCTCGGCACCCTGTTCTACCAAGCGGTGTCGGAACACGCCCGCAAGCTGAATCGCAGCTCCCTGCAAGGCCGCGTCACCGAAACGGACCGCGCCGCCTTGGCCTTTTTTGAAAAGCGCGGCTTTGCCGAAGTGGCCCGCGAATGCCCGGTCATTCTGAATGTGCAAGACCTCGTTGTAACACCCGCTGCGCTGCCGGACGGACTTGAGGTCGTGGCGCTGCAAGACCGGGAAGACCTGTACGCGGGCGCACACGCAGTGGCGGCAGAAGGCTTGCCCGACATTCCACTGCCCGAGCCGCTGACCGTTCCGGCGCTGCCCGACTGGATCGCGTCTGAGATCTCGGCGCCGGGCATCCGCCTCGACGGATCGTTTGTCGCGATCGCAGACGGCGAAGTGATCGGCTATGCCGGCATCGTGGAGATCTCCGACACCGCCGCCGAGCACCTGCTGACCGCCGTCAAGCGCAACTGGCGCGGGCAAGGGATCGCCTCCCTGCTGAAAAACGCCCAGCTGGTCTGGGCGAAACAAGCCGGCCTGCACGAGCTGATCACCTACAACCACCAAGGCAATGACCCGATCCAAAAGCTCAACGCCCGCCTCGGCTATCAGCCTGAGCCGATCTCGCTGGTGCTGCGCGGCCCGCTGTGCGACTAA
- a CDS encoding HAMP domain-containing sensor histidine kinase, with protein sequence MKSAARNKLLPERIRRLFAPRSLRFQLLSRSLLILLGLLLFIGLFQFLFMQQFLFQNKAASIQSQIRSVPSQVWARLLSDPQRDGDFDRRDAEYLAIPDSNVAFVDLNGTVHALYSRGAHGKVPQLKPTFYQKALQPQKHGDDGEAAYHIIEDEHGDGQLIVLSPLYYREQTTGLVQVSTRVEPLQHVLFSQLAIFLVLAAVALLAGLLTLLPILRRTLVPLSQMVDTVERINAGNLDERLQTELSQLEIERLSASFNGMLERLQHSFETEKEARETMRRFVADASHELRTPLTSIRGFLEVLLRGAANNPEQLQRALQSMHGESERLSKLVQDLLTLARLDRTPQAEKTDGRLDRLLSDMEPQLRMLAGEREVALTLTTEQASWFDADRIKQVILNLFQNAVQHTDPQQGRIAVCLQEQADGLLLTFEDNGTGIAEEHLAQLFDRFYRVDSARSRMHGGAGLGLSITKTILDIHGGTISCTSQPGQGTVFEVWLPLR encoded by the coding sequence ATGAAGAGCGCAGCCCGCAACAAGCTGCTGCCGGAGCGCATCCGCCGCCTGTTCGCCCCGCGCTCGCTTCGCTTCCAACTCCTCTCGCGCTCGCTGCTGATCCTGCTCGGGCTGCTGCTGTTTATCGGTCTGTTTCAATTTCTCTTCATGCAGCAGTTCCTGTTCCAGAACAAAGCGGCGAGCATTCAGTCGCAGATCCGCAGCGTGCCGTCCCAAGTCTGGGCGCGCCTGCTCAGCGATCCGCAACGGGACGGCGACTTCGACCGCCGCGATGCGGAGTATCTGGCCATCCCTGATTCGAACGTCGCTTTTGTCGACCTCAACGGAACGGTGCACGCGTTGTACAGCCGCGGCGCACACGGCAAGGTGCCGCAGTTGAAACCGACATTCTATCAAAAAGCCCTGCAGCCGCAAAAGCACGGCGATGATGGCGAGGCGGCGTACCACATCATCGAAGACGAGCATGGCGACGGGCAGCTGATCGTGCTCTCCCCGCTGTACTACCGCGAGCAGACAACCGGGCTGGTGCAGGTCAGCACGCGGGTGGAGCCGCTGCAGCATGTGCTGTTTTCCCAGCTGGCCATCTTCTTGGTGCTGGCGGCGGTGGCGCTCTTGGCCGGGCTGCTCACCTTGCTGCCGATCTTGCGCCGCACGCTGGTGCCTTTGTCGCAGATGGTCGACACGGTGGAGCGGATCAACGCGGGCAACCTCGACGAGCGCCTGCAGACCGAGCTGAGCCAGTTGGAGATCGAGCGGCTTTCCGCGTCGTTTAACGGAATGCTGGAGCGACTGCAGCACTCGTTTGAAACGGAAAAAGAGGCGCGGGAGACGATGCGCCGTTTTGTCGCCGACGCCTCCCATGAGCTGCGCACGCCGCTGACCTCGATCCGCGGCTTTCTGGAAGTCCTGCTGCGCGGCGCGGCGAACAATCCGGAGCAGTTGCAGCGCGCCCTGCAGAGCATGCACGGCGAATCGGAGCGCCTGTCCAAGCTGGTGCAGGATCTGCTCACCCTGGCCCGCCTTGACCGCACCCCGCAGGCGGAAAAAACGGACGGGCGGCTCGACCGGCTGCTCTCCGACATGGAACCGCAATTGCGCATGCTGGCCGGGGAGCGTGAGGTGGCGCTCACGCTGACGACGGAGCAGGCCTCGTGGTTCGACGCCGACCGGATCAAGCAGGTGATCTTGAACCTGTTCCAGAATGCCGTCCAGCACACCGACCCGCAGCAAGGGCGGATCGCCGTCTGCCTGCAGGAGCAAGCGGACGGTCTGCTGCTCACCTTCGAGGACAACGGTACGGGGATCGCCGAAGAGCACCTCGCCCAGCTGTTCGACCGCTTCTACCGTGTCGACTCGGCCCGCTCCCGGATGCATGGCGGGGCGGGACTCGGGCTCTCGATCACGAAAACGATCCTCGACATTCACGGCGGCACGATCTCTTGCACCAGCCAGCCGGGGCAGGGCACCGTGTTTGAGGTGTGGCTGCCGCTGAGATAA